One segment of Anaerohalosphaeraceae bacterium DNA contains the following:
- a CDS encoding glycoside hydrolase family 130 protein → MKKTILGSALPNIPWEDKPKGCRDVVWRYSGNPILNWNPIPRAARIFNSAVLPYQNEFVGVFRGDQRNGRATLFFGRSPDGIRWTIGPAPIDWVDEEGKPSPLSFGYDPRFVQIEDTYYIVWCDDMHGPSIGLGRTKDFKTFIRMPNPLMPYNRNGVLFPRKVSGKYLLLSRPSDSGHTPFGDIFLSESPDLIHWGRHRWVMGRGGQGWWQNTKIGAGPVPIETTAGWLLFYHGVSNTCNGFVYSFGAAILDLNDPGKVLYRTRDYLLTPEKPYETVGFVPNVVFPCANLYDADTGRIAIYYGAADTCTAIAFAQVDELIDYIRNNSEVF, encoded by the coding sequence ATGAAAAAAACAATTCTCGGCTCTGCTTTGCCGAACATCCCTTGGGAAGACAAGCCGAAAGGGTGCCGGGATGTTGTATGGCGCTACAGCGGCAATCCTATTTTGAACTGGAATCCGATTCCGCGGGCTGCGCGGATTTTCAACAGTGCGGTTCTGCCGTATCAGAATGAGTTTGTCGGCGTGTTTCGCGGCGACCAGCGGAACGGACGGGCCACGCTGTTCTTCGGACGCAGTCCGGACGGAATCCGCTGGACGATTGGTCCGGCCCCGATTGACTGGGTGGATGAAGAGGGCAAACCCAGCCCGCTGAGTTTCGGCTATGACCCGCGGTTTGTGCAGATTGAGGACACGTACTATATTGTCTGGTGCGATGATATGCACGGGCCGTCTATCGGGCTGGGACGCACGAAGGATTTCAAGACATTTATCCGGATGCCCAATCCGCTGATGCCGTACAACCGCAACGGAGTGCTGTTCCCGCGCAAGGTCAGCGGCAAATACCTGCTGCTGAGCCGTCCGAGCGACAGCGGGCATACGCCGTTCGGCGATATTTTCCTCAGCGAAAGCCCGGATTTGATTCATTGGGGCCGTCACCGCTGGGTGATGGGGCGGGGCGGTCAGGGCTGGTGGCAGAACACCAAAATCGGTGCCGGCCCGGTGCCGATTGAGACGACGGCCGGCTGGCTGCTGTTCTATCACGGCGTCTCGAATACCTGCAACGGCTTTGTGTACAGTTTTGGGGCGGCGATTCTGGATCTCAACGACCCGGGCAAAGTGCTCTACCGCACGCGCGATTATCTGCTTACGCCGGAGAAGCCCTATGAAACGGTAGGCTTTGTGCCGAATGTGGTTTTCCCCTGTGCCAATCTGTATGATGCCGACACCGGACGTATCGCCATTTACTACGGAGCCGCCGATACCTGCACGGCGATTGCCTTTGCGCAGGTCGATGAGCTGATTGACTATATCCGGAACAATTCCGAAGTCTTTTAA
- a CDS encoding MFS transporter, protein MDEPSRKLSFWEKIGYACGDFASVLFWQTISLHLLFFYTDVFGLSAAAAGTMIYLSRLWDGINDPLVGLIADRTSSRWGKFRPYLLWTAVPLAAAAVLTFTTPSWGPTAKLIYAYVTFNLFMMLYTVINIPYSAMLGVLTPDSSERVVLSSFKYFGAYGAALVVSAFLMPMVKWIGGSGSSPDGWKIAMRIFGAAAVVFFVVTFLSTRERVSPPASQKTSIRQDIQDLLTNGPWLLLLFATLMMLLWVSIRLGVINYYFKYYIAPGKYEKWISFFNTVGMVGSLAGVAAVSGFARLLGKKKAFIVLFLLANVLTISFFVYTPKHLFLILAAQFVGSFAGGPLTPLIWAMYADAADYSEWKNGRRATGLVFSASTMAQKFAWAFGALLTGWLLHWFGYQPDMEQPERVIFGFRLLMSIIPGLAGLISIVIMCFYNLDEQTLQQIGLELQERRRQEMSLVSVEN, encoded by the coding sequence ATGGATGAGCCGAGCAGAAAATTGAGTTTTTGGGAAAAAATCGGCTATGCCTGCGGGGATTTTGCCTCGGTTTTGTTCTGGCAGACCATTTCTCTGCATCTGCTTTTCTTTTATACAGATGTGTTCGGCCTCAGTGCCGCTGCGGCGGGTACAATGATTTATCTGTCGCGTCTGTGGGATGGTATCAATGATCCTCTGGTAGGGCTGATTGCAGACCGCACGTCCAGCCGCTGGGGCAAATTCAGACCGTATCTGCTCTGGACGGCTGTTCCGCTGGCCGCCGCGGCTGTTCTGACTTTTACAACTCCTTCCTGGGGCCCGACTGCCAAACTCATTTATGCCTATGTCACCTTTAACCTTTTTATGATGCTTTATACCGTCATTAATATTCCCTATTCGGCGATGCTGGGGGTGCTGACGCCTGATTCGTCGGAACGAGTCGTGCTGTCTTCCTTTAAGTATTTTGGGGCTTACGGGGCTGCTTTGGTGGTGTCTGCATTTTTGATGCCGATGGTCAAATGGATCGGCGGTTCCGGCAGTTCTCCCGACGGCTGGAAGATTGCGATGCGCATCTTCGGAGCGGCGGCCGTTGTGTTCTTTGTTGTTACGTTTCTGTCCACACGGGAGAGGGTTTCGCCGCCGGCTTCCCAGAAAACGTCCATCCGGCAGGATATTCAGGACCTCCTGACCAACGGTCCGTGGCTGCTTCTGCTTTTTGCCACGCTTATGATGCTTCTGTGGGTTTCGATACGGCTGGGGGTTATCAACTATTATTTCAAGTATTACATCGCTCCCGGCAAGTATGAAAAATGGATTTCGTTTTTCAATACGGTCGGAATGGTCGGCAGTCTGGCCGGTGTGGCGGCCGTGAGCGGGTTTGCCCGTCTGCTCGGCAAGAAAAAAGCATTCATTGTTTTGTTCCTCCTTGCCAATGTATTAACGATTTCTTTTTTCGTTTATACGCCCAAGCATCTTTTCCTGATTCTGGCGGCGCAGTTTGTCGGTTCGTTTGCAGGCGGGCCCCTAACGCCTCTGATTTGGGCGATGTATGCCGATGCGGCGGATTATTCGGAATGGAAGAACGGGCGTCGGGCCACGGGGCTGGTCTTTTCCGCCTCGACGATGGCGCAGAAATTCGCCTGGGCCTTCGGGGCTCTTCTGACCGGCTGGCTGCTTCATTGGTTTGGGTATCAGCCCGATATGGAACAGCCGGAACGGGTCATCTTCGGGTTTCGTCTGCTGATGAGCATCATCCCCGGTCTGGCGGGCCTGATTTCCATCGTGATTATGTGTTTTTACAATCTGGATGAGCAGACACTTCAGCAAATCGGTCTTGAACTTCAGGAGCGAAGACGGCAGGAAATGTCTTTGGTTTCTGTAGAAAATTAA
- a CDS encoding DNA polymerase III subunit alpha, translating to MDDKGFTHLHLHTQYSLLDGAIQPDALFEKCRQMGMDTVAITDHGNLFGVLDFYLQAQKYSIKPILGMEAYIAPGSRFERQKGGGVKDNTYHLLLLAENLKGYQNLLQLSSIGYTEGFYYRPRIDKEVLAQFSEGLICTSACIAGEIPTALVREDRQTARRAAEEYLKIFGPERFFIEIQQHENDEHPHLLPALADLAKELGIGLVATNDVHFLNADDYEAHMVLCCINTGKKITDVDKMEYPPDVYLKSPQEMRTLFAAYPEACDNTLAIAGRCQVELNLKTRHAPRYHTPAGKTPEQMLTELVLEGAKKRYGHITQPIQDRINWELEVIKSKGFASYFLIVWDFCNYAKEQNIPVGARGSAVGTIVGYCLGICNIDPLRYDLLFERFMDPERNEMPDIDIDICQDGREKILNYVRQKYGHIAQIITFGTMKARAVIRDVCRVLDVPLAEADRLAKLVPSELKMTLDKALEAEPDLKKAYETDEKTRRVINIGRKLEGLARHASVHACGVVIADEPLTRFLPLYKQAGSEELITQFEGPFVEKAGLMKMDFLGLKTLSIIQRTVDLIQEIHGKTIDIEAIDIMDQRVYREIFSAGRTKGIFQFESSGMQEMLRKLRPDRLEDLIAANALYRPGPLALIPEFIERKHGARWSAPHPIMEEILAETFGIIVYQEQVMRICNRLGDIPLREAYTLIKAISKKKEDVIQAEQKRFIDGCIRKGLQPEQAEEIFALIRRFADYGFNKSHATRYSFVAYQTAWLKTYYPVEFMASLLTYEMGDTDKVVEYIGECRDMGIEVLPPDINESFVDFTVIYDEQKKKGLIRFGLAAVKGVGSKAVEQIIAARERVRGFRSLFHFCESVDLHTVNKQVLEALIKAGAFDSLGGSRAQMAAALEKAMQCGAAFQADRQKGQMNFFLNGPLAAEEAKTEPMHLPDVPAWSEQQMLAYEKEVLGFYVTSNPLSKHAQIIELYSTSNTAKLRLLRQEQEVIVGGMITKIRYTITKNGKNAGAKMAVAELEDLQGKCEVVLFPKTLEKCGHLLQPDRIVFVRGTAQTLREIPNIRCDELIELEEAGRRFSARVKLELDAQTVDKTLLEKIRQICLHNRGKSPIELTIYTPKRFRITAKADSSLSIRADLESHRKLEALLGRGKVHFTA from the coding sequence ATGGACGATAAAGGGTTTACTCACCTTCACTTACATACACAATACTCCCTGCTCGACGGTGCCATTCAGCCCGATGCTCTTTTTGAAAAATGCCGTCAAATGGGGATGGATACCGTCGCCATTACCGACCATGGCAACCTTTTCGGGGTTCTCGATTTCTACCTTCAGGCCCAGAAATACAGCATCAAGCCCATTTTGGGAATGGAGGCCTACATCGCCCCCGGCTCCCGCTTTGAGCGTCAGAAAGGCGGCGGCGTCAAAGACAATACCTATCACCTGCTCCTGCTGGCTGAAAATCTTAAAGGATACCAGAACCTTCTGCAGTTGAGCAGCATCGGCTATACAGAAGGGTTTTACTACCGCCCGCGAATCGACAAAGAGGTCCTGGCCCAGTTCAGCGAAGGGTTGATCTGCACCAGCGCCTGCATTGCCGGCGAAATCCCCACAGCCCTCGTCCGCGAAGACCGACAGACAGCTCGCCGAGCTGCCGAAGAATACCTGAAAATATTCGGCCCCGAACGATTCTTCATCGAAATCCAGCAGCACGAAAATGATGAACATCCGCACCTCCTGCCGGCCCTGGCTGACTTGGCCAAGGAGCTTGGAATCGGACTAGTTGCCACCAACGACGTTCACTTCCTGAACGCCGATGATTATGAGGCCCATATGGTCCTGTGCTGCATCAACACCGGCAAAAAAATTACCGATGTGGACAAGATGGAGTACCCGCCGGATGTCTATTTAAAAAGCCCTCAGGAAATGAGAACCCTCTTTGCGGCCTATCCGGAGGCCTGCGACAACACACTGGCGATTGCCGGCCGCTGTCAGGTCGAACTGAACCTGAAAACACGCCATGCCCCGCGTTATCACACTCCGGCGGGCAAAACCCCCGAACAAATGCTCACGGAACTGGTGCTCGAAGGGGCCAAAAAACGCTACGGACACATCACCCAGCCGATCCAGGACCGAATCAACTGGGAGCTGGAAGTCATTAAAAGCAAAGGGTTTGCCAGCTACTTCCTGATTGTCTGGGACTTCTGCAATTACGCCAAAGAACAAAACATCCCCGTCGGGGCACGCGGCAGTGCCGTCGGAACCATCGTCGGATACTGTCTGGGCATCTGCAACATCGACCCGCTCCGCTATGACCTGCTGTTTGAGCGGTTTATGGACCCCGAACGCAACGAGATGCCCGATATCGATATCGACATCTGCCAGGACGGCCGGGAAAAAATCCTCAATTACGTCCGGCAGAAATACGGGCACATCGCACAAATCATTACGTTCGGAACGATGAAGGCCCGTGCGGTCATCCGAGATGTCTGCCGGGTGCTGGATGTGCCGCTGGCGGAGGCCGACCGTCTGGCCAAACTGGTTCCGTCGGAACTGAAGATGACCCTCGATAAGGCCCTCGAGGCCGAACCGGACTTAAAAAAGGCCTACGAAACCGATGAAAAAACCCGCCGGGTGATTAACATCGGAAGAAAACTGGAAGGCCTGGCTCGCCACGCCTCCGTCCACGCCTGCGGAGTCGTCATCGCCGATGAACCCCTGACCCGCTTTCTGCCGCTGTACAAGCAGGCCGGCTCCGAAGAACTCATTACCCAGTTTGAAGGACCCTTTGTCGAAAAGGCCGGCCTGATGAAGATGGATTTTCTGGGCCTCAAGACCCTCAGCATCATCCAGCGAACCGTCGATTTGATTCAGGAAATCCACGGCAAAACCATCGACATCGAAGCCATCGATATTATGGATCAGCGGGTCTATCGGGAAATCTTCAGTGCCGGCAGAACCAAAGGCATCTTCCAGTTTGAATCCAGCGGAATGCAGGAAATGCTTCGCAAACTCCGGCCCGACCGGCTGGAAGACCTTATCGCCGCCAACGCCCTCTATCGGCCCGGACCGCTGGCCCTGATTCCGGAGTTCATCGAGCGCAAACACGGCGCCCGCTGGTCGGCCCCCCACCCGATTATGGAGGAAATCCTCGCCGAGACCTTCGGCATCATCGTCTATCAGGAACAGGTGATGCGCATCTGCAATCGGCTCGGCGATATTCCCCTCCGCGAGGCCTATACGCTGATTAAGGCCATCAGCAAGAAAAAAGAAGACGTCATCCAGGCCGAACAAAAACGCTTCATCGACGGCTGCATCCGCAAAGGACTTCAGCCCGAACAGGCCGAGGAAATCTTTGCCCTGATTCGCCGGTTTGCCGACTACGGCTTTAACAAAAGCCACGCCACCCGCTATTCCTTCGTCGCCTATCAGACGGCCTGGCTGAAGACCTATTACCCCGTGGAGTTTATGGCGTCCCTGCTCACCTATGAAATGGGCGATACCGACAAAGTGGTGGAATACATCGGCGAATGCCGAGACATGGGCATCGAAGTCCTGCCGCCGGATATCAACGAAAGCTTCGTGGACTTTACGGTGATTTACGACGAGCAGAAAAAGAAGGGTCTGATTCGCTTCGGTCTGGCGGCCGTCAAAGGCGTCGGTTCCAAAGCCGTCGAACAGATTATCGCCGCACGCGAGCGTGTCAGAGGGTTCCGCAGTCTTTTCCATTTCTGCGAAAGCGTGGACCTGCACACCGTCAACAAACAGGTGCTCGAAGCCCTCATCAAGGCCGGCGCCTTTGACTCTCTCGGAGGCAGCCGTGCTCAGATGGCCGCCGCCCTCGAAAAAGCGATGCAGTGCGGCGCCGCCTTCCAGGCCGACCGCCAGAAAGGACAAATGAATTTCTTCCTGAACGGCCCCCTGGCCGCCGAAGAAGCCAAAACCGAACCGATGCACCTGCCCGATGTGCCCGCCTGGTCCGAACAGCAGATGCTGGCCTACGAAAAGGAAGTTCTCGGCTTCTATGTAACCAGCAACCCGCTCAGCAAGCACGCGCAGATTATCGAGCTGTATTCCACCTCCAACACCGCCAAGCTCCGCCTGCTGCGACAGGAGCAGGAGGTCATTGTCGGGGGAATGATTACCAAAATCCGCTATACCATTACGAAAAACGGCAAAAATGCCGGCGCGAAAATGGCCGTCGCCGAACTGGAGGACCTTCAGGGCAAATGTGAAGTGGTACTTTTTCCAAAAACTCTCGAAAAATGCGGCCATCTCCTTCAGCCCGATCGAATCGTCTTTGTGCGGGGAACAGCCCAGACTCTCCGCGAAATCCCCAATATCCGCTGTGACGAACTGATTGAACTGGAAGAAGCAGGACGCCGATTCAGCGCCAGGGTGAAACTGGAACTGGACGCACAAACCGTCGATAAAACCCTGCTGGAAAAAATCCGCCAAATCTGCCTGCACAACCGCGGCAAAAGTCCGATTGAGCTGACCATTTATACCCCGAAACGGTTCCGGATTACAGCCAAAGCGGATTCCAGCCTGTCCATCCGCGCCGACCTCGAATCCCATCGGAAGCTGGAAGCCCTCCTCGGCCGCGGCAAAGTGCATTTTACGGCCTGA
- the tmk gene encoding dTMP kinase, with protein MTAHTPGRFLVLDGTDGCGKSTQIPLLRKVFEQRGFSVVQTYDPGGTDIGEQIRKLLKYDAKGKMDVHTETMLFMASRAQLVSEVIRPALSEGKIVLCDRFVSSTCAYQGAGGYPVEEIINLARYAIGQTWPDLTIILDLPAEKGRHRTGIRNGQNHSNSSAHPAEDRFDSRSLDYYQRVRQGFLSLPQYYPTPVEIVNTDGLSIEEVHQRIAALLEERNWF; from the coding sequence ATGACGGCACACACCCCGGGACGTTTTTTGGTGCTGGATGGAACCGACGGCTGTGGAAAGTCGACACAGATTCCCCTGCTGCGGAAGGTCTTTGAACAGCGGGGATTCTCTGTGGTTCAGACCTACGACCCGGGCGGAACGGACATCGGCGAGCAAATCCGAAAACTCCTCAAGTACGATGCCAAAGGCAAAATGGATGTGCACACGGAGACGATGCTGTTTATGGCCTCGCGGGCTCAGCTGGTCAGCGAAGTCATCCGCCCGGCCCTGTCCGAAGGCAAAATTGTTCTCTGCGACCGCTTCGTATCCTCGACCTGCGCCTATCAGGGAGCCGGCGGCTATCCCGTGGAGGAGATTATCAATTTAGCCCGTTATGCCATCGGACAAACCTGGCCGGATTTAACCATTATTTTAGACCTGCCGGCAGAAAAAGGACGGCACCGCACAGGCATACGCAACGGACAAAATCACTCCAATTCCTCCGCTCATCCCGCCGAAGACCGATTCGACTCCAGAAGCCTGGACTATTACCAGCGGGTTCGCCAAGGCTTTCTATCCCTGCCCCAATACTATCCGACTCCAGTCGAGATTGTGAACACGGACGGCCTGTCCATCGAAGAAGTCCATCAGAGAATCGCGGCACTTTTGGAAGAACGGAACTGGTTCTGA
- a CDS encoding DNA polymerase III subunit delta', with translation MQMRDIHSQDKAVTALQQAYAEGRIPHAYLFVGPDGVGKYTTAEAFARLLLCRSPIQTPARSGPVKTDSCGRCPSCQLMDAGNHPDFVLIYKELLQYTKDGEDGAAPVEMPIDVVREFFIERAARKPVMGPYTVFVMEEAEKVNVSSQNAMLKILEEPPSFCIIILLCSRLEEMLPTTRSRCRILSFGPVSETIIVKELTRKGIDASQALFWARFSEGRLGEALRWAQLKESEKPVDAYEIKKELAERLSRLEPSELIDTAGWLIQSAKAVGDAWARQKPNVSAKDLFRTAEKGLLRMVLTLLADLMKIPYSEESSLVYSDQIELVREFSKKINAEEAAEKIINIQKLLGWVDANVNEKLIFERLLLTWTFSDILPVRSDD, from the coding sequence ATGCAGATGCGGGACATTCACAGTCAGGATAAAGCCGTGACGGCCCTCCAGCAGGCCTATGCGGAAGGGCGAATCCCGCACGCCTATCTGTTCGTCGGTCCGGACGGAGTCGGCAAATACACCACGGCAGAGGCCTTCGCCCGCCTCCTGCTTTGCCGGTCCCCCATCCAAACCCCCGCCCGCAGCGGCCCCGTCAAGACGGACAGCTGCGGCCGGTGCCCTTCCTGTCAACTGATGGACGCGGGAAATCATCCCGACTTTGTTCTGATTTATAAAGAACTGCTCCAATATACCAAAGATGGGGAAGACGGCGCGGCACCAGTGGAAATGCCGATTGATGTCGTCCGCGAATTTTTCATCGAGCGGGCGGCCCGAAAACCCGTCATGGGGCCTTATACGGTTTTTGTGATGGAGGAGGCGGAGAAGGTCAATGTCTCCAGTCAAAATGCGATGCTGAAGATTCTGGAAGAGCCGCCTTCGTTCTGCATCATCATCCTCTTGTGCAGCCGGCTGGAGGAGATGCTCCCCACCACCCGCTCCCGCTGCCGGATTCTTTCCTTCGGACCGGTCAGTGAAACCATCATCGTCAAGGAGCTGACGCGAAAAGGAATCGACGCCTCGCAAGCCCTTTTTTGGGCGCGCTTCAGCGAAGGCCGTTTGGGAGAAGCCCTGCGCTGGGCCCAACTCAAAGAGAGCGAAAAACCCGTTGATGCCTACGAAATCAAAAAAGAGCTGGCCGAGCGTCTCAGCCGCCTGGAACCGTCCGAGCTGATCGACACGGCCGGATGGCTTATCCAATCCGCCAAAGCCGTCGGTGATGCCTGGGCTCGACAAAAGCCTAATGTCAGTGCCAAAGACCTCTTTCGCACAGCTGAAAAAGGACTCCTGCGGATGGTCCTGACCCTCTTGGCCGACCTGATGAAGATACCCTATTCAGAGGAATCTTCTCTTGTTTACTCGGATCAAATTGAACTTGTCAGAGAATTCAGCAAAAAAATAAACGCAGAAGAGGCCGCAGAAAAGATAATCAATATCCAGAAACTCCTCGGCTGGGTGGATGCAAACGTCAACGAAAAACTGATTTTCGAGCGGCTCTTGTTAACCTGGACCTTCTCTGATATACTGCCGGTTCGGTCGGACGATTGA
- the ricT gene encoding regulatory iron-sulfur-containing complex subunit RicT encodes MTQDESAKTKAQKHNSKLMLVRYGKMGLLGWFEHNEPQIPKNKQYVIVKTDRGLELGQLVGPYNYKAGNYRFTPEQVEAYYTQGNKDISITTGGRFVRFATHEDIREQEHLEASAIEEAKCCQRFADELGLNMKIIEAEHLFGGERILFYFTSDGRVDFRELVKKLAREYQTRIELRQIGSRDEARLVSDYESCGLECCCKRFLKILDPVNMRMAKLQKATLDPSKISGHCGRLKCCLRYEDYTYRELKSKLPPRNTQVQTPKGVGIVVDFQVLTQLVVVQTPDGEKQAWPLEEIQILSDKPTTATPPAESSASEEPEASASPQEQEEVSFSDENSVQSETVEPAIPEALAEEVAEEIEEVIDQIEENPLEDAADEPEEESIPSNGEENNSKPDTPAATEVQPGQDKPFPRKKRRKNRRRRNRNNRNGSAQAEYRSPNSNSSNGNPAV; translated from the coding sequence ATGACACAGGATGAGAGCGCAAAAACAAAAGCGCAAAAACATAACAGCAAATTGATGCTCGTTCGGTATGGGAAAATGGGGCTTTTGGGCTGGTTCGAGCACAATGAACCCCAAATTCCCAAGAACAAGCAATATGTTATCGTCAAAACCGACCGCGGCCTCGAATTAGGCCAGTTGGTAGGTCCCTATAACTACAAAGCGGGAAACTACCGTTTTACCCCGGAGCAGGTCGAGGCGTATTATACCCAGGGCAATAAGGATATCTCTATCACCACAGGGGGACGGTTTGTCCGTTTTGCCACCCACGAGGATATCCGGGAACAGGAACACCTGGAGGCATCCGCCATCGAAGAGGCCAAATGCTGCCAGCGGTTTGCCGATGAGCTCGGCCTGAATATGAAGATTATCGAGGCAGAACATCTTTTCGGGGGTGAGCGCATTCTTTTTTACTTCACCAGCGACGGCAGAGTAGACTTCCGTGAATTGGTGAAAAAACTCGCTCGCGAATACCAGACCCGAATCGAACTTCGCCAAATCGGCTCCCGCGATGAGGCCCGGCTGGTCAGCGATTACGAAAGCTGCGGGCTCGAATGCTGCTGCAAGCGGTTTTTGAAGATTCTGGACCCTGTCAATATGCGGATGGCCAAACTCCAGAAAGCCACCCTCGACCCGTCCAAAATCAGCGGCCACTGCGGGCGTCTGAAGTGCTGTTTGCGGTATGAAGACTACACGTATCGGGAGTTAAAAAGCAAGCTGCCGCCCCGCAATACCCAAGTTCAGACCCCCAAGGGCGTCGGTATCGTCGTAGATTTTCAGGTATTGACTCAGTTGGTTGTCGTCCAGACTCCAGACGGCGAAAAGCAGGCCTGGCCGCTGGAGGAAATTCAAATCCTGTCCGACAAGCCGACGACAGCAACTCCGCCGGCAGAAAGTTCGGCATCGGAAGAACCTGAAGCCTCTGCTTCGCCTCAAGAACAGGAAGAAGTCTCTTTCTCCGACGAAAACTCCGTTCAGTCAGAAACGGTCGAACCAGCCATCCCCGAAGCCCTCGCAGAGGAGGTTGCCGAAGAAATTGAGGAAGTGATTGACCAAATCGAAGAAAACCCCCTCGAGGATGCCGCGGACGAGCCGGAGGAGGAATCCATTCCTTCCAACGGTGAGGAAAACAACAGCAAACCCGACACTCCCGCCGCCACAGAAGTCCAGCCCGGACAGGACAAACCGTTTCCGAGAAAAAAACGGCGCAAAAACCGGCGACGACGCAATCGAAACAATCGGAATGGTTCCGCTCAGGCGGAGTATCGTTCGCCCAACTCAAATTCTTCAAATGGGAACCCAGCAGTATGA